The following proteins are co-located in the Hydrogenobacter hydrogenophilus genome:
- a CDS encoding YebC/PmpR family DNA-binding transcriptional regulator, whose translation MAGHSHWAQIKHKKAKIDAQRGRLFSKLIREITVAVREGGPNPESNPRLRTAIENARKVNMPMETIERAIKKGAGELGGETYEEVLYEGYGPGGAAIMVLAATDNRNRTTAEIRHTFSKYGGNLGSSGCVSYMFERVGYMEIPKESVSEDELYEKAIEAGAEDIQTGDTHYIVYTKPEMLYTVKDSLSRWGIPVENASINYKPLSTVQITDPETAKRLIKLLDALDDLDDVQMVISNFDIPEEVLKESA comes from the coding sequence AAGGGGTAGGCTTTTTAGCAAACTAATCAGAGAGATAACTGTTGCGGTTAGGGAAGGAGGTCCAAACCCGGAATCCAATCCTAGGCTCAGAACAGCTATAGAAAACGCAAGAAAAGTTAATATGCCTATGGAAACAATAGAGAGAGCAATAAAAAAGGGTGCGGGAGAGCTCGGAGGTGAAACCTACGAAGAGGTTCTTTACGAAGGATACGGTCCGGGAGGGGCAGCCATAATGGTGCTTGCCGCTACTGACAACAGAAATAGGACTACCGCAGAGATAAGACACACCTTTTCTAAGTACGGAGGGAACCTTGGCTCTTCGGGGTGCGTATCCTACATGTTTGAAAGGGTAGGGTACATGGAAATTCCCAAAGAAAGCGTCTCCGAGGATGAACTTTACGAAAAAGCTATAGAAGCAGGAGCTGAAGACATTCAAACAGGAGATACTCATTACATAGTGTACACAAAGCCTGAGATGTTATACACTGTCAAAGACAGTCTGTCCAGATGGGGCATACCTGTGGAAAACGCAAGCATAAACTACAAACCCTTAAGCACAGTTCAGATAACAGACCCAGAAACAGCCAAAAGGCTCATAAAACTACTTGATGCCTTAGATGACCTTGATGATGTGCAGATGGTTATATCTAACTTTGACATACCGGAAGAAGTTCTAAAGGAATCCGCATGA
- a CDS encoding RidA family protein, with product MKKIHTREAPKPVGPYSQAVIHGNLLFVSGQIGIDPKMGRLRETFEEQVKQIFTNIDAILRSAGADKKNIAKVSIYITDLSLFPQLNALYEDFFKDVEVKPARTTVGVNSLPMGAYVEMDIIAVLGQGKE from the coding sequence ATGAAAAAGATACATACACGGGAAGCACCTAAGCCCGTAGGTCCTTACTCACAGGCTGTAATACACGGTAATTTACTGTTTGTATCGGGACAGATTGGCATAGACCCAAAGATGGGCAGGCTCAGGGAGACCTTTGAAGAACAGGTAAAACAGATATTTACTAACATAGATGCCATACTAAGGAGCGCTGGCGCAGACAAAAAGAACATTGCCAAAGTGAGCATCTACATAACAGATCTTTCCCTTTTTCCACAGCTGAATGCTTTGTATGAGGATTTTTTCAAAGATGTTGAGGTTAAACCTGCAAGGACCACAGTGGGTGTAAACAGCCTTCCTATGGGTGCATATGTAGAGATGGACATTATCGCTGTCTTAGGGCAGGGAAAAGAATAA
- the lysS gene encoding lysine--tRNA ligase codes for MEQERLKKLEKIKEPYPHKFEVSHFIGEIRQMFEKDPTGEEVSVRGIVKRVSKIEDGFLVRLSDEEGVEILAITEHSLKQGEVYNLKGKLVRNEGKLTLESAEPSDSPTTTIKDIKITYDFDPNFYQISVAGRLVSLRSMGKAIFGHLQDATGRIQIYIKKDIVGDDKFQAFDDLFDVGDIVGVKGKLFRTNTGELTVEVNDFKMLAKSLRPLPEKWHGLKDVEVRYRQRYLDLISNERARKITILRSRLISEIRRFLDERGFIEVETPILQPVASGANAKPFITYHNYLEQNLYLRIAPELYLKRLIVGGFNRVYELGKNFRNEGVDTTHNPEFTMLEFYCAYWDYKDLIKFTEELFSHLLNRLLGTLKITYQGITLDFTPPYKVVRYFDLLKEKTGKDKEFFLRDIEGLRKLAIEIGVPKAETLTHAKLLDKVFDLLVEDELIGPVFVIDFPKILSPLAKTHREDTDLVERFELFVAGREIANAYTELNDPIEQRSRFLEQLKEKEMGDEEAMQMDEDFIIALEHGMPPTAGEGIGIDRLVMLLADVDSIREVILFPALRQR; via the coding sequence ATGGAGCAAGAAAGGCTCAAAAAGCTTGAAAAAATAAAAGAACCCTATCCACACAAGTTTGAGGTAAGCCATTTTATAGGTGAAATAAGACAGATGTTTGAGAAAGACCCTACAGGAGAAGAGGTAAGCGTAAGGGGCATTGTCAAGAGAGTATCTAAGATAGAGGATGGATTTTTGGTAAGGCTTAGTGATGAGGAAGGAGTGGAGATACTTGCCATAACGGAGCATTCTCTAAAACAGGGCGAGGTTTATAATCTCAAGGGAAAGCTCGTAAGGAATGAGGGAAAGCTCACTCTTGAGTCTGCTGAACCATCAGATAGTCCCACAACCACAATAAAAGACATAAAGATCACATACGATTTTGATCCTAACTTCTATCAGATATCTGTGGCAGGGAGGCTTGTCTCTCTCAGAAGTATGGGAAAAGCCATATTTGGACACCTTCAGGATGCCACAGGAAGGATACAGATATACATAAAAAAGGACATAGTGGGAGATGATAAGTTTCAGGCTTTTGATGATCTTTTTGATGTGGGGGACATAGTGGGAGTAAAGGGTAAGCTCTTTAGGACCAACACGGGAGAGCTAACTGTTGAGGTCAATGATTTTAAGATGTTAGCAAAGAGCCTAAGACCCCTTCCAGAAAAGTGGCATGGACTCAAAGACGTGGAAGTAAGATACAGACAGAGGTATTTGGACCTTATATCCAACGAAAGGGCGCGCAAAATAACTATTCTCAGAAGTAGGCTTATTTCAGAGATAAGAAGATTTCTTGATGAGAGGGGATTTATAGAAGTAGAAACACCCATCTTGCAACCTGTAGCATCTGGAGCTAATGCCAAACCCTTCATCACTTACCACAACTACCTTGAGCAAAATCTTTACCTTAGAATAGCACCAGAGCTTTATCTAAAAAGGTTAATAGTGGGAGGCTTCAACAGGGTTTATGAGCTTGGTAAAAACTTCAGAAATGAAGGCGTGGATACAACACACAACCCAGAATTTACCATGCTTGAGTTTTACTGTGCTTACTGGGACTACAAGGACCTTATCAAGTTTACGGAAGAGCTTTTCTCTCACCTTCTTAACAGGCTCTTGGGCACTCTCAAGATAACCTATCAGGGCATTACTCTTGACTTTACACCCCCTTATAAGGTGGTTAGATACTTTGACCTGCTCAAAGAGAAAACAGGAAAGGACAAGGAGTTCTTCCTCAGAGACATTGAGGGTCTTAGAAAGCTCGCTATAGAAATAGGCGTGCCAAAAGCAGAAACACTGACTCACGCAAAACTTCTTGACAAGGTGTTTGACCTTCTTGTAGAAGATGAGCTCATTGGTCCCGTTTTTGTTATAGACTTTCCTAAGATACTCTCCCCCTTGGCAAAGACCCACAGAGAAGACACTGACCTTGTGGAAAGGTTTGAGCTTTTCGTAGCAGGCAGGGAGATAGCTAACGCTTACACAGAGCTCAACGACCCAATAGAGCAAAGAAGTAGGTTCTTAGAACAGTTAAAAGAGAAAGAGATGGGAGATGAAGAAGCCATGCAGATGGACGAAGACTTTATCATAGCCTTGGAACACGGCATGCCCCCTACCGCAGGAGAAGGCATAGGCATAGACAGATTGGTCATGCTATTGGCAGATGTGGATTCTATAAGGGAGGTTATTCTTTTCCCTGCCCTAAGACAGCGATAA